Genomic window (Paraburkholderia phenazinium):
GAACACCATCAAGAACGCCATCAAACAGGCCGACGAGGACTTCAACGTCGAGACCGACTACCGCAACCCGCCTAACGGCGACATCGCCGACATGGCCCGCCTGATCGAACAGGCCGCGGCCCGCAATTACGACGGCGTAATCGTCACCATCGCCGATTACGATGTGCTGAAGGGCTCGATCGGCAAGGTCACCGAGAAGCACATTCCGCTGGTGACCATCAACTCGGGCACCGAGCAGCAGAGCGCCGACCTGGGCGCAATCATGCACATCGGCCAGCCTGAATACACCGCGGGCAAAGCCGCCGGCGAAAAGGCCAAGGCTGCCGGCGTCAAGTCGTTCCTGTGCGTGAACCACTACGCCACCAACCCGGCCTCGTTCGAACGCTGCCGCGGCTTTGCCGACGCGCTCGGCGTCGACTTCAAGACCTCCACGCTCGACGCCGGCACGGACCCGACCGGCATCCAGTCGAAGGTGAGCGCGTATCTGCGCAATCACCCGGACACCGGCGGCGTGCTCGCCCTCGGGCCGCTTTCGGCGGCGCCGACCATCAAGGCGCTGCAGCAGATGGGTCTGGCCGGCAAGCTGTGGTTCGCAACCTTCGACTTTGACGACGACATCGCCAAGGCCATCAAGGACGGCACGATCAAGTTCGCCATCGACCAGCAACCGTACCTGCAGGGTTACATCGCGGTAGCGGTGCTGGCCATCGCCAGGCACGACCACACCACCGACCCGGTGAAGATCCGCGAGGCCCTGCAGGCCAACCCGAAGTTCCAGGCACGTCTGTCCACCTACGGTCTTGCCCCTTCCTACGGGCCGCGCAATATCGGCTCGGGCCCGGGCTTCATTACCAAGGAGAATATCGACAAGGTGATCAAGTACGCAGGTCAGTACCGCTAATCAATGTCGCATTGACTTCGGGCACGGGAGAACCGTCCCCGCAGGCATGAAGGAAGCGCGTGCGGCGAGCCGCCACGGGCCCGGCCGCACCCGCTTCCCTTCGCAGGGTTTCATTCGCACTTCACTGCACTTCACTTGCATCAAGCGCCTTTCAGCGAAGCGTCGTCACGACGCCTTCCGCCGGCGCATCAAGGAGAGCTTCAATGGGCGTCGCCAACCCCTTCCACGCCAAACATCCCCCTTCCGAGCAGGATGCCGCAGCAGCTGCGGCAGCGGGCTCCGCAGCAGTATCGGACGAGCGCGTGCGTCGCGAATCGTGGTTCAAACACCTGTTGAGCCGTCCGGAATTCGCCGCGCTTGCCGGCACCGTAATGGTGTTCCTGGTGTTCGGTCTGTCCGCCGGCAACTCCGGCATGTTCAACCTCGACGGCGTGATGAACTGGTCGCAGGTGGCCGCGTATCTCGGCATCATCTCGGTGGGCGCATGTCTCCTGATGATCGCCGGCGAGTTCGACCTCTCGATCGGCTCGATGATCGGTTTTTCCGGCATGATGGTCGCGCTGCCCACCATGTACTTTCACTGGCCGATCGCGCTGTCCATCGTGTTCGCGTTCGCCGGTTCGATGCTGCTCGGCGCGCTCAACGGCTATCTGGTGATGCGCACCCGGCTGCCCTCCTTCATCGTCACGCTGGCCTTCCTGTTTATCCTGCGCGGCCTCACGCTTGCGCTCTCGGTGATGTTTGCCGACCGCACCATCATCTCCGGCGTCGGCGACGTCGCCGCGCACGACTGGCTCGCGCATGCGCTGTTTCAGGGCGTCGCCTTCAAGGGCCTGTTTACCTGGCTCGGACATATCGGCGTGGTCAAGCTGCTCGACAGCGGCCTTCCTCTCGTACCTGGGATTCCGAAAGTCATCCTGTGGTGGTTCGCGCTGGCCGCGGCCTGCGCCTTCATCCTTGCCAAGACGCAGTTCGGCAACTGGATCTTTGCGGTGGGCGGCGATTCCAATGCGGCAAAGAACGTCGGCGTGCCGGTGCGCCGCGTGAAAATCTCGCTGTTCGTCCTGACCGCGTTCTGCTCCTGCCTCTATTCGGTGCTGCAAGTGTGCGACATCGGCTCGGCAGCCGCCGACCGCGGTCTGCAGGCGGAATTCGAAGCCATCATCGCGGCGGTGATCGGCGGCACCTTGTTGACCGGCGGCTACGGTTCGGTGGTCGGCGCATCCTTCGGGGCACTGATCTTCGGCGTCGTGCAGATCGGCATCACGTATACGAACATCGATTCGGACTGGTTCCGTGTGTTCCTCGGCGCCATGTTGCTGTTCGCGGTGCTGTTTAACCACTACGTGCGCAGCCGCGTCGCGGCGTCCCGCTAATCGAGGAGTCCACGATGAACACCCCCTTGAATACGACACCGGGTACGGCTGCGGGTTTGCCCCAGGCCGCGGACACCGACTACATCCTCGCGCTCGAAAACGTCAGCCGCTATTTCGGCAACGTGATTGCGCTGAAGGACATCACCCTGCGGTTGAAACGCGGCGAAGTGCATTGCCTGTTAGGCGACAACGGCGCCGGCAAGTCCACCTTGATCAAGACGCTCGCCGGCGTGCACCAGCCGAGCGAAGGCACCTACCTCGTCGACGGCAAGCCGGTGCGTTTCACCTCGCCTAAAGACGCACTCGATCTCGGCATCGCCACCGTCTATCAGGATCTCGCGCTGGTGCCGCTGCTGTCGGTGGCGCGCAACTTCTTCATGGGACGCGAGCCGCAGAAAAAGCTGTTCGGCTTCATCAACGTGATGGACCTGGACCATTGCGCGACCGCCTCGCGCGACAAGCTCGCCGAAATGGGCATCAATGTGCGCGACCCGCATCAGCCGATCGGCACCATGTCGGGCGGCGAGAAGCAGTGCCTCGCGATTGCGCGGGCGATTCACTTCGGCGCGCGCGTGCTGATTCTCGACGAACCGACCGCGGCGCTCGGCGTGAAGCAAAGCTTCAACGTGCTGAAGCTGATCCACACCGCGCGTGCCAAAGGCATTTCGGTGATCTTCATCACGCACAACGTACATCACGCCTACCCGATCGGCGATTCGTTCACGCTGCTCAATCGCGGCAAGTCGCTCGGCACCTTCACCAAGGACACCATCAGCAAGGATGAAGTGCTCGACATGATGGCCGGCGGCGCCGAGATGCAGAAGATGATCGGCGAACTCGAAGGCGCGACGATCTGATTTGCGCCACGCGGCGCTCGCATGGCTTAAGCCCTGCCCTGCGCTCGCCGCGTGCCCCCTTGCCGTCAGTCCAGCGCTAAGACAAACAGGATATTCCATGGCCCTCACCAGCACTCCCACGCCGTCCGTTGCCAGCCCCACCAGCCGCTTTGCACCGGATCGCAGCCGCGACATCATCTGCCTTGGCCGGCTCGCGGTGGATCTCTACGCACAACAGGTCGGCGCCCGTCTCGAAGACGTATCGAGCTTTGCCAAGTATCTCGGCGGCTCGTCGGCCAATATCGCTTTTGGCTGCGCGCGGCTCGGGCTCGCCTCGGCGATGCTCGCGCGCGTCGGCAACGACCATATGGGCCGCTTTCTCACCGAAACGCTCACCAGGGAAGGTTGCGACGTCAGTCACGTGCGCGTCGATCATGAGCGCCTGACCGCGCTCGTGCTGCTCGGCCTGAAAGACCGCGACACCTTCCCGCTGATTTTCTACCGCGAAAACTGCGCCGATATGGCCGTGGACGAAGCCGATTTCGACGAGGCGTTCATTGCTTCATCGAAAGCGCTGCTGATCACCGGCACGCACTTCTCCACCGAACAGGTCAACCGCGCGAGCCGCCGCGCGCTCGATTACGCGCGTCGCAACGGCGTGCGCACCGTGCTCGACATCGACTACCGTCCGGTGCTGTGGGGACTCACCGGCAAGGCCGACGGCGAGACGCGTTTCGTCGCCAGCGAAGACGTCACCGCACATTTGCAGCGCATCCTGCCGTTGATCGATCTGGTGATCGGCACCGAAGAGGAATTCCGCATTGCCGGCGGCAAGACCGACCTGATCGACGCCCTCGCGATGGTGCGCGCGGTCACGCCGGCGACGCTGGTGGTCAAGCGCGGCCCGCTCGGCTGCCAGATCATCGACGGCGACGTGCCCGCGTCGCTCGACGACGCGCCGATTCAGGGCGGCGTCGAAGTCGAAGTCTTGAACGTGCTCGGCGCAGGCGATGCCTTTGCCTCCGGTTTCCTGTCCGGCTGGCTGCGCGATGAGCCGCTCGAAGCGTGTGCCCGCGCGGCGAATGCGAGCGGCGCGCTGGTCGTGTCGCGACATGGCTGCGCCCCGGCCATGCCGACGCCCGCCGAACTCGACTATTTCCTCGCCGAAGCGAAAGCCGATCCGCAGCGCATGCGCCGCCCCGACCGCGATGCGAAGCTCGCGCGGCTGCACCGCGTCTCTCCTGCCCGCAAGCAGCGGGACGAAGTGCTCGGCTTCGCGTTCGATCACCGCAACCAGTTCTTCGATCTGGCCCAGCAGACCGGTGCGGACGAAGCACGTATCGCGCGCCTGAAGAGCCTGTTTGTCGAGGCCGTCGCGCAGACCGAAAGCAAGCTCGGCTTGCAAGGGCGCATAGGCGTACTGATCGACGACCGCTACGGCCAGGATGCGCTGAACGCGGCCACCGGCCGTGGCTGGTGGATCGGCCGCCCGGTGGAGTTGCCGGGCTCGGTGCCGCTCGTGTTCGATCACGGCCGCTCGATCGGCACCACGCTCACCAGTTGGCCGCAGGAACACGTGGTGAAGTGCCTCGTGCAATTCCATCCCGACGAGCCGGTCGAGCAACGGCTCGAACAGGAAGCGCAATTGCGCGCGCTCTACGACGCCACCCAGGCGAGCGGCCACGAACTGCTGCTCGAAGTGATTCCGCCCAAGCACGCCCATTTGCCGAGCGCGCCGGACACCGTGTATCGCGCGTTGAAGCGTCTCTACAACATCGGCATCTATCCGGAGTGGTGGAAGCTGGAACCGATGGAAGCTGCGCAATGGCAGAGCGTCGACGCCCTGATTGCCGAGCGCGATCCGTACTGCCGTGGCGTGGTGTTGCTTGGGCTGTCGGCCGCCGTCGAACAGCTCAACGAGGGCTTTCGCGCCGCGGCGCAATCGGCCACCTGCCGCGGCTTCACCGTTGGCCGGACGATTTTCCACGAGCCGAGCCACGCCTGGCTCGCCGGCTCGATCAACGACGACGAACTGATCGCCCGCGTGCGGCAGACCTTCGAAACGCTGATCGATTCGTGGCGCAGCGCGCGCGGCAACGCCGCGCCGCATAGCGCCCCACCGCATCAAGCACACCAGGAGCAGGCTGCATGAACCAGCGCATCTTGCATCACGATACGGCCTCTGCCCACCATGCCTCCGCGACGCCATCGACTGCGCCGGCAACTGGCACGCTGCGGCTTACCACGGCGCAGGCGCTGGTCCGCTACCTCGCGGCGCAGCGCGTCAGGACCGAAGACGGCACCGCTACCGAGCCGCTGTTCGGCGGCGTCTTCGCGATCTTCGGGCATGGCAACGTCGCGGGACTTGGCGAGGCGCTGTACCAGCATCGTCATGAGCTGCCGACGCTGCGCGCGCACAACGAGCAGGCGATGGCACATAGTGCGATTGCGTATGCGAAGGCGCATTTCCGGCGCCGGATGATGGCGGTCACCACCTCGATCGGACCCGGCGCCACGAATCTGCTGACCGCAGCGGCGCTCGCGCACGTCAACCGTTTGCCGGTGCTGCTGCTGCCCGGCGACGTGTTCGTCTCGCGTGCGCCGGATCCGGTATTGCAGCAGGTCGAGGACTTTCACGACGGCGGCATCTCGGCGAACGATGCCTTCAGGCCTGTGTCGCGCTACTTCGACCGCATCGTGCATCCCGCGCAATTGCTGACGGCCTTGCCTCGCGCGCTGCGCGTGCTGACCGATGCGGCGTTGTGCGGACCCGTCACGCTCGCGTTGCCGCAGGATGTGCAGGCCGCCGCGTGGGATTTTCCGGCTGACTTCTTCGAACCGCGGGTGGTCGGCTTTCATACGCCGGCGCCGGTTGCCGAAGAAATCAGCGCGGCGGTCGAACGTCTGCGGCAGGCGAAGCGGCCGCTGATCGTCGCCGGAGGCGGCGTGCTGTATGGCCACGCAACCGATGCCCTCCACGCGTTTGCCGCCGCACATGGCGTCCCCGTGGCTGAAACCCAGGCCGGCAAAGGTGCGCTGGCCTGGAACGATCCGCTCAATACCGGCGCGTTAGGCGTGACCGGCTCGCCCGCAGCGAACGCACTCGCGCACGACGCCGATTGCGTGCTGGCCATCGGCACCCGCCTGCAGGACTTCACCACGGGCTCGAACACGCTGTTCACCCAGGCCGACGTAATCGGCATCAATGCGAACGCATTCGATGGCCTCAAACATCGCGCGCTGGTGGTGGAAGCCGACGCCCGCCTCGCGCTCGCGGCGCTCGCGGCGGAGCTAGGCGGCTGGCATGCCGACCGCGCCTGGACTGCGCGGGCCCACAAGCACGCCGCGGACTGGCGCGACACCGTCGGCATGCTCACGCATGCGCCGCAACACGAAACGGTCCTGCCGTACGACGCGGACGTGATCGGCGCGGTGCAGCGCTCGAGCGCCACGTCGGCGACCGACGACATCGTCGTGTGCGCGGCGGGCACCCTGCCCGCCGAGTTGCACAAGCTGTGGCGCGCGGGCCGACCGGGTGCGTACCACGTCGAATACGGCTATTCGTGCATGGGCTACGAGATCGCCGGCGGGCTCGGTGCGAAGCTGGCGCGTCCCGAACGGGACGTGATCGTGATGGTGGGCGACGGCAGCTATCTGATGATGAACAGCGAGATTGCCACTTCGGTGATGCTCGGCGCGAAGCTGATCATCGTCGTGCTCGACAATCGCGGCTACGGCTGCATTAACCGCCTGCAACAGGCCTGC
Coding sequences:
- a CDS encoding sugar ABC transporter substrate-binding protein — encoded protein: MRLCNGKATLRILVAALALTAGLAATTAARAADAHFVLISHAPDSDSWWNTIKNAIKQADEDFNVETDYRNPPNGDIADMARLIEQAAARNYDGVIVTIADYDVLKGSIGKVTEKHIPLVTINSGTEQQSADLGAIMHIGQPEYTAGKAAGEKAKAAGVKSFLCVNHYATNPASFERCRGFADALGVDFKTSTLDAGTDPTGIQSKVSAYLRNHPDTGGVLALGPLSAAPTIKALQQMGLAGKLWFATFDFDDDIAKAIKDGTIKFAIDQQPYLQGYIAVAVLAIARHDHTTDPVKIREALQANPKFQARLSTYGLAPSYGPRNIGSGPGFITKENIDKVIKYAGQYR
- a CDS encoding ABC transporter permease, whose translation is MGVANPFHAKHPPSEQDAAAAAAAGSAAVSDERVRRESWFKHLLSRPEFAALAGTVMVFLVFGLSAGNSGMFNLDGVMNWSQVAAYLGIISVGACLLMIAGEFDLSIGSMIGFSGMMVALPTMYFHWPIALSIVFAFAGSMLLGALNGYLVMRTRLPSFIVTLAFLFILRGLTLALSVMFADRTIISGVGDVAAHDWLAHALFQGVAFKGLFTWLGHIGVVKLLDSGLPLVPGIPKVILWWFALAAACAFILAKTQFGNWIFAVGGDSNAAKNVGVPVRRVKISLFVLTAFCSCLYSVLQVCDIGSAAADRGLQAEFEAIIAAVIGGTLLTGGYGSVVGASFGALIFGVVQIGITYTNIDSDWFRVFLGAMLLFAVLFNHYVRSRVAASR
- a CDS encoding ATP-binding cassette domain-containing protein, whose translation is MNTPLNTTPGTAAGLPQAADTDYILALENVSRYFGNVIALKDITLRLKRGEVHCLLGDNGAGKSTLIKTLAGVHQPSEGTYLVDGKPVRFTSPKDALDLGIATVYQDLALVPLLSVARNFFMGREPQKKLFGFINVMDLDHCATASRDKLAEMGINVRDPHQPIGTMSGGEKQCLAIARAIHFGARVLILDEPTAALGVKQSFNVLKLIHTARAKGISVIFITHNVHHAYPIGDSFTLLNRGKSLGTFTKDTISKDEVLDMMAGGAEMQKMIGELEGATI
- a CDS encoding bifunctional 5-dehydro-2-deoxygluconokinase/5-dehydro-2-deoxyphosphogluconate aldolase, which translates into the protein MALTSTPTPSVASPTSRFAPDRSRDIICLGRLAVDLYAQQVGARLEDVSSFAKYLGGSSANIAFGCARLGLASAMLARVGNDHMGRFLTETLTREGCDVSHVRVDHERLTALVLLGLKDRDTFPLIFYRENCADMAVDEADFDEAFIASSKALLITGTHFSTEQVNRASRRALDYARRNGVRTVLDIDYRPVLWGLTGKADGETRFVASEDVTAHLQRILPLIDLVIGTEEEFRIAGGKTDLIDALAMVRAVTPATLVVKRGPLGCQIIDGDVPASLDDAPIQGGVEVEVLNVLGAGDAFASGFLSGWLRDEPLEACARAANASGALVVSRHGCAPAMPTPAELDYFLAEAKADPQRMRRPDRDAKLARLHRVSPARKQRDEVLGFAFDHRNQFFDLAQQTGADEARIARLKSLFVEAVAQTESKLGLQGRIGVLIDDRYGQDALNAATGRGWWIGRPVELPGSVPLVFDHGRSIGTTLTSWPQEHVVKCLVQFHPDEPVEQRLEQEAQLRALYDATQASGHELLLEVIPPKHAHLPSAPDTVYRALKRLYNIGIYPEWWKLEPMEAAQWQSVDALIAERDPYCRGVVLLGLSAAVEQLNEGFRAAAQSATCRGFTVGRTIFHEPSHAWLAGSINDDELIARVRQTFETLIDSWRSARGNAAPHSAPPHQAHQEQAA
- the iolD gene encoding 3D-(3,5/4)-trihydroxycyclohexane-1,2-dione acylhydrolase (decyclizing), translating into MNQRILHHDTASAHHASATPSTAPATGTLRLTTAQALVRYLAAQRVRTEDGTATEPLFGGVFAIFGHGNVAGLGEALYQHRHELPTLRAHNEQAMAHSAIAYAKAHFRRRMMAVTTSIGPGATNLLTAAALAHVNRLPVLLLPGDVFVSRAPDPVLQQVEDFHDGGISANDAFRPVSRYFDRIVHPAQLLTALPRALRVLTDAALCGPVTLALPQDVQAAAWDFPADFFEPRVVGFHTPAPVAEEISAAVERLRQAKRPLIVAGGGVLYGHATDALHAFAAAHGVPVAETQAGKGALAWNDPLNTGALGVTGSPAANALAHDADCVLAIGTRLQDFTTGSNTLFTQADVIGINANAFDGLKHRALVVEADARLALAALAAELGGWHADRAWTARAHKHAADWRDTVGMLTHAPQHETVLPYDADVIGAVQRSSATSATDDIVVCAAGTLPAELHKLWRAGRPGAYHVEYGYSCMGYEIAGGLGAKLARPERDVIVMVGDGSYLMMNSEIATSVMLGAKLIIVVLDNRGYGCINRLQQACGGAPFNNMFDDCEQGPLGAPPIDFAAHARSLGAQAEHVANVAELEAALQRARAADRTYLISIDTDAARTTDDGGWWWEVAVPEVSAREGVRAARAQYEAQLAVRAQAAGDTENE